One genomic segment of Bradyrhizobium diazoefficiens includes these proteins:
- the ccoG gene encoding cytochrome c oxidase accessory protein CcoG has product MTKNVTSKELMGGDDDLPLYAPQKKIYPQRVSGSFRRIKWGLMALCLGVYYLLPLVRWNRGLGAPDQAVLIDFQSQRFYFFFIELWPQEFYYFTGLLILAAFTLFLMNALGGRIWCGYLCPQTVWTDLFYVVERWTEGDRRARIKADAGPLTAARLARRALKQAIWLIIAWWTGGAWVLYFSDAPTLVKDLATFQAPAIAYVWIGILTASTYLLAGHAREQVCLYMCPWPRIQAALTDEWALNVTYKYDRGEPRCSVKKGRAQRALGETAGDCVDCNQCVAVCPTGIDIRNGAQLGCIQCGLCIDACDNVMKRIGRPTRLIGYDNDINVQRRTSGKTEAFKPVRSRTVVYAALIATVCAVMLHALLTRSLLDLNVLHDRNPVAVKLSAGAIRNGYTLRFLNKRGFDRVIAVDVDGPANAQIHIVGFDSVTPDRPMIVLARDATTELRVLVTAPFDDKSEKTAPVKFRITDIGLGEVASATDHFVTP; this is encoded by the coding sequence ATGACCAAGAACGTCACTTCGAAGGAGTTGATGGGTGGCGATGATGATCTGCCGCTCTATGCACCACAGAAGAAAATCTATCCGCAACGGGTTTCCGGCAGCTTCCGGCGGATCAAATGGGGGCTGATGGCGCTCTGCCTCGGCGTCTATTACCTGCTGCCGCTCGTGCGCTGGAATCGGGGCCTCGGCGCGCCGGACCAGGCCGTGCTGATCGATTTTCAAAGCCAGCGCTTCTATTTCTTCTTCATCGAACTGTGGCCGCAGGAGTTCTACTATTTCACGGGGCTCCTGATCCTCGCTGCCTTCACCTTATTCCTGATGAATGCGCTCGGCGGCCGCATCTGGTGCGGCTATCTCTGCCCACAGACGGTGTGGACCGACCTGTTTTACGTGGTGGAACGCTGGACCGAGGGCGACCGCCGCGCGCGCATCAAGGCCGATGCCGGTCCGCTGACGGCCGCGCGGCTGGCGCGGCGCGCGTTGAAGCAGGCGATCTGGCTGATCATCGCCTGGTGGACCGGCGGCGCCTGGGTCCTCTATTTCTCGGATGCACCGACCCTGGTGAAGGATCTCGCCACGTTCCAGGCGCCGGCGATCGCCTACGTCTGGATCGGCATTCTCACCGCATCGACCTATCTCCTGGCCGGCCACGCACGGGAGCAGGTCTGTCTCTACATGTGCCCATGGCCGCGCATCCAGGCCGCGCTTACTGATGAGTGGGCGCTCAACGTCACCTACAAATACGACCGCGGCGAGCCGCGCTGTTCGGTGAAGAAGGGGAGAGCCCAGCGCGCGCTGGGCGAGACGGCCGGTGATTGCGTCGATTGCAACCAGTGCGTCGCAGTCTGCCCGACCGGCATCGACATCCGCAATGGCGCGCAGCTCGGCTGCATCCAGTGCGGCCTCTGCATCGACGCCTGCGATAACGTGATGAAGAGGATCGGCAGGCCGACGCGCCTGATCGGCTACGACAACGACATCAATGTGCAGCGGCGGACATCCGGCAAGACGGAAGCCTTCAAGCCGGTCCGTTCCCGGACGGTGGTCTATGCCGCGCTGATCGCCACGGTTTGCGCGGTGATGCTGCATGCGCTGCTGACGCGCTCGCTGCTGGACCTTAACGTGCTGCACGACCGGAACCCCGTGGCGGTCAAGCTCAGCGCCGGCGCGATCCGCAACGGCTATACGCTGCGCTTCCTCAACAAGCGCGGATTTGATCGCGTGATTGCTGTCGATGTCGACGGCCCCGCCAATGCGCAAATCCACATCGTCGGCTTCGACTCCGTCACGCCGGACCGGCCGATGATCGTCCTTGCGCGCGATGCCACCACCGAGTTGCGGGTGCTGGTGACTGCGCCGTTCGACGACAAATCGGAGAAGACGGCGCCGGTGAAATTCCGCATCACCGACATCGGGCTCGGCGAGGTTGCCTCCGCCACCGATCATTTTGTGACGCCCTGA
- the ccoP gene encoding cytochrome-c oxidase, cbb3-type subunit III, which produces MSQHNDTDHISGRSTTGHEWDGIEELNTPLPRWWVLTFYATIIWAFGYWVVYPAWPLVSGYTAGVLHTTNRAAVTANLAQLEALRGEKMKALGTASLAEIENDPALLALARARGKTVFGDNCAPCHGSGAAGAKGYPNLNDDDWLWGGTLDQIMQTIQFGARSGHAKAHEGQMLAFGKDGVLKSDEIVAVANYVRSLSGLSTRKGYDAAKGEKIFADNCVACHGDRGKGNQELGAANLTDKIWLYGSDEATLIETISNGRAGVMPAWEGRLDPSTIKAMAVYVHALGGGK; this is translated from the coding sequence ATGAGCCAGCACAACGACACCGACCACATTTCCGGCCGGTCGACCACGGGCCACGAATGGGACGGCATCGAGGAGCTGAACACGCCGCTTCCCCGCTGGTGGGTGCTGACCTTCTACGCCACCATCATCTGGGCCTTCGGCTACTGGGTGGTCTATCCGGCCTGGCCGCTGGTGAGCGGCTATACGGCCGGGGTCCTGCACACCACCAATCGCGCCGCAGTTACCGCGAATCTGGCCCAACTCGAAGCTTTGCGCGGCGAAAAGATGAAGGCGCTTGGCACCGCGTCTCTTGCCGAGATCGAGAACGACCCGGCCCTCCTGGCCTTGGCGCGGGCGCGGGGCAAGACGGTGTTCGGCGACAATTGCGCGCCCTGTCACGGCAGTGGCGCCGCCGGCGCGAAGGGCTATCCAAATCTGAACGACGACGACTGGCTCTGGGGCGGCACGCTCGACCAGATCATGCAGACCATCCAGTTCGGCGCACGCTCCGGTCATGCCAAGGCGCATGAAGGCCAGATGCTCGCCTTCGGCAAGGACGGCGTGCTCAAGTCGGACGAGATCGTCGCGGTGGCCAACTATGTGCGCTCGCTGTCGGGCCTCTCGACCCGGAAAGGTTATGACGCCGCCAAGGGCGAGAAGATCTTTGCCGACAATTGCGTCGCCTGTCACGGGGACCGCGGCAAGGGCAATCAGGAGCTCGGCGCCGCCAATTTGACCGACAAGATCTGGCTCTACGGCTCGGACGAGGCGACCCTGATCGAGACCATCAGCAATGGCCGCGCCGGCGTCATGCCGGCCTGGGAAGGGCGGCTCGATCCTTCGACCATCAAGGCGATGGCGGTCTACGTCCACGCGCTGGGCGGTGGCAAATAG
- a CDS encoding heavy metal translocating P-type ATPase, whose translation MQSTIDFSHFLKRSGPDRLRLDLAVDGICCAGCMAKIERNLSQIPDVTLARVNLTDRRLALEWKAGAVDPALFVVRLAELGYKAYPFEPAGAETREADLAGALLRRLGVAAFAAMNVMMLSVPVWSGSVGDMLREQRDFFHWLSALIVLPAAAYSAQPFFASAYAALLARGVNMDVPISIGIVLALAMSLFETATHAEHAYFDAAIMLIAFLLAGRYLDQNVRRRTRAFASNLAALKAETATKFITDEEIRTVPVAAIRPGDIVLLRPGERSAVDGAVLSGRSEIDQSLITGETRPTTAIAGSAVYAGTVVRSGALRVRVSAACEATLLSEISRLLENALQSRSRYLRLAERASRLYAPLVHATALLTMIGWLVAGATLHDSIVIAIAVLIITCPCALGLAIPAVQTVASGALFGSGVLLNAGEAIERIAEVDRVIFDKTGTLTLPELDVANAASIPADVFDLAGRLALSSRHPVAAAVARAAGAKAPLPGIAEVPGQGVSGVVDGVDIRLGRPSWCGADEVANQILQNDPEASVVAFRHGLMRHVFAVRQRIRPDAANTVSALQRVGLSVEMLSGDREPAVRAAAETLGIHHWRAEVTPVDKIARIDELARHGHKVLMVGDGLNDAPALAGAHASMSPVTATHLSQSVAHAVFLGERLAPVQAAIAISRQAVRLMRQNLWLAVIYNALAVPLAMAGLVTPLIAAAAMSTSSLLVMLNALRARRQRETA comes from the coding sequence ATGCAATCGACCATCGATTTTTCGCACTTCCTGAAGAGGTCCGGCCCGGATCGCCTGCGCCTCGATCTCGCGGTCGACGGCATCTGTTGCGCCGGCTGCATGGCCAAGATCGAGCGCAACTTATCGCAGATCCCGGATGTCACCCTGGCCCGGGTCAATCTGACGGATCGGCGCCTGGCGCTGGAGTGGAAGGCGGGCGCGGTGGATCCCGCGCTTTTCGTCGTTCGTCTCGCCGAGCTCGGCTACAAGGCCTATCCGTTCGAGCCGGCGGGCGCAGAGACACGGGAAGCCGATCTCGCGGGCGCGCTGCTGCGGCGCCTGGGTGTTGCCGCTTTCGCGGCGATGAATGTGATGATGCTGTCGGTGCCGGTCTGGTCCGGCAGTGTTGGCGACATGCTGCGCGAGCAGCGCGACTTCTTCCATTGGCTCTCCGCGCTGATCGTGCTGCCGGCGGCAGCCTATTCGGCCCAGCCGTTCTTTGCGTCGGCCTATGCGGCGCTGCTCGCGCGCGGTGTCAACATGGATGTGCCGATTTCGATCGGCATCGTCCTGGCGCTGGCGATGTCGCTGTTCGAGACGGCCACGCATGCCGAGCACGCCTATTTCGACGCGGCGATCATGCTGATCGCGTTCCTGCTGGCAGGCCGCTATCTCGATCAGAACGTGCGGCGGCGCACCCGCGCCTTTGCGAGCAATCTTGCCGCGCTGAAGGCGGAAACGGCAACAAAATTCATCACTGACGAGGAGATCCGCACGGTTCCTGTCGCCGCGATCCGGCCCGGTGACATCGTGCTGCTTCGTCCCGGCGAGCGGTCGGCCGTCGACGGCGCTGTCCTCAGCGGCCGCTCCGAGATCGACCAGAGCCTGATCACCGGCGAGACACGCCCAACGACGGCAATCGCCGGAAGTGCGGTCTACGCCGGGACCGTGGTGCGATCCGGCGCCTTGCGCGTGCGCGTCTCGGCGGCCTGCGAAGCAACGCTTCTGTCTGAAATCTCGCGGCTGCTGGAAAATGCCCTGCAATCGCGTTCGCGCTATCTGCGCCTTGCCGAACGTGCTTCGCGGCTTTACGCGCCGCTTGTCCACGCGACCGCGCTTTTGACCATGATCGGCTGGCTTGTCGCGGGCGCCACGCTCCACGATTCGATCGTGATTGCCATCGCTGTCCTCATCATCACCTGTCCCTGCGCGCTCGGCCTCGCCATCCCGGCCGTTCAGACGGTGGCCTCCGGCGCCCTGTTCGGCTCGGGCGTGTTGCTCAATGCAGGTGAGGCGATCGAGCGGATCGCCGAGGTCGATCGGGTGATCTTCGACAAGACCGGCACGCTGACTCTGCCCGAGCTCGACGTCGCAAATGCCGCGTCAATTCCTGCCGATGTCTTCGATTTGGCCGGCCGCCTGGCGCTATCGAGCCGGCACCCGGTCGCCGCCGCGGTTGCGCGCGCGGCGGGCGCAAAAGCGCCGCTGCCGGGCATCGCGGAGGTGCCGGGGCAGGGCGTGTCCGGCGTGGTCGATGGTGTCGACATCAGGCTGGGGCGGCCGTCCTGGTGCGGCGCCGATGAGGTGGCGAACCAGATTCTCCAGAACGATCCCGAGGCATCCGTCGTCGCGTTTCGCCATGGCTTGATGCGCCATGTCTTCGCCGTCCGGCAGCGGATCCGTCCTGATGCGGCGAACACCGTCTCTGCACTGCAGCGGGTCGGCTTGAGCGTCGAGATGCTGTCCGGCGACCGGGAGCCGGCCGTCAGGGCCGCTGCCGAGACGCTCGGCATTCATCATTGGCGTGCCGAGGTGACCCCGGTCGACAAGATCGCCCGCATCGACGAGCTCGCGCGCCACGGCCACAAGGTGCTGATGGTCGGAGACGGCCTGAACGATGCCCCGGCCCTGGCCGGTGCTCACGCCTCGATGTCGCCGGTCACCGCGACGCATCTCAGTCAGTCGGTGGCGCATGCAGTGTTTCTCGGCGAGCGGCTTGCACCGGTGCAAGCCGCAATCGCCATTTCGCGCCAGGCGGTGCGGCTGATGCGGCAGAACCTCTGGCTCGCGGTGATCTACAACGCGCTCGCCGTGCCGCTCGCCATGGCCGGCCTGGTGACGCCACTGATCGCCGCGGCCGCGATGTCCACCTCGTCGCTACTCGTGATGCTCAATGCCTTGCGCGCGCGCCGGCAGAGGGAAACTGCCTGA
- a CDS encoding cbb3-type cytochrome c oxidase subunit 3, with translation MKVIVSVENVVSQFVLNFWTPVFVGIFLAIVCYALRPRNRALFDAAAKMPLRED, from the coding sequence ATGAAGGTGATTGTCTCCGTTGAGAACGTGGTCTCGCAGTTCGTGCTCAACTTCTGGACGCCGGTCTTCGTCGGCATCTTCCTTGCGATCGTCTGTTACGCGCTGCGTCCCCGCAACAGGGCGCTGTTCGATGCCGCGGCGAAAATGCCGCTGCGGGAGGATTGA
- a CDS encoding FixH family protein: MTTSSSAIRPITGRFVLIAVVSFFAVVIGVNAVMMRLAIATLPGTDVDSAYGVSLAYQKEIQAAHQQNGRDWKIDAHIERQAGGTARLTLDANAQDGTPLAGLSVFGRLERPTDRRADQAFAMIEARGGNYHGIAHGVAVGQWDLVIEADRDGKRLFLSRNRVVLN, from the coding sequence ATGACAACGTCTTCATCCGCCATACGGCCGATCACCGGGCGCTTCGTCCTGATCGCCGTGGTCTCTTTCTTTGCCGTCGTGATCGGCGTCAACGCGGTGATGATGCGGCTTGCCATTGCCACGCTGCCGGGAACCGACGTCGACAGTGCCTATGGCGTGAGCCTTGCCTATCAGAAGGAAATCCAGGCTGCGCATCAGCAGAACGGGCGCGATTGGAAAATCGATGCGCATATCGAGCGCCAGGCCGGCGGGACGGCCCGGCTGACTCTGGACGCGAACGCGCAGGACGGCACGCCGCTTGCCGGGCTGTCGGTCTTCGGCCGGCTCGAGCGGCCGACGGACCGCAGAGCCGACCAGGCGTTTGCGATGATCGAGGCGCGCGGCGGCAACTACCACGGCATTGCGCATGGCGTTGCGGTGGGGCAGTGGGACCTGGTGATCGAGGCCGACCGGGACGGAAAGCGCCTATTCCTGTCGCGCAACCGCGTCGTTTTGAACTGA